One part of the Prionailurus bengalensis isolate Pbe53 chromosome B2, Fcat_Pben_1.1_paternal_pri, whole genome shotgun sequence genome encodes these proteins:
- the LOC122490589 gene encoding olfactory receptor 2W1-like: protein MGQNNHTSLHGFILLGFSDHPKLEMVLSGVVTLFYFITWVGNTAIILASLLDSHLHTPMYFFLRNLSFLDLCFTTSIIPQMLVNLWGPDKTISYVGCVTQLYVYMWLGSTECLLLAVMSYDRFTAICKPLHYLVIMNPHLCLKMIIMVWSISLAVSVLLCTLTLNLPRCGNNLLDHFLCELPAMVKIACIDTTTVEMSVFALGIVIVLTPLGLILISYGYIAKAVLRIKSKEGQQKAINTCGSHLTVVSIFYGTIIYMYLQPGNSASKDQGKFLTLFYTIVTPSLNPLVYTLRNKDMKNALRKLVRVDRESTKSKRDQKS from the coding sequence ATGGGCCAAAACAATCACACTTCTCTGCACGGTTTTATTCTGCTCGGCTTCTCGGACCATCCCAAACTGGAGATGGTCCTATCAGGAGTTGTCACTCTCTTCTACTTCATTACGTGGGTGGGTAACACAGCCATCATCCTTGCATCTCTCCTGGATTCCCATCTCCACACACCGATGTATTTTTTCCTCAGGAACTTATCTTTCCTGGATCTATGTTTCACAACCAGCATCATCCCTCAGATGCTCGTTAACTTGTGGGGACCTGACAAGACCATCAGCTATGTGGGCTGTGTCACTCAACTCTACGTTTATATGTGGTTGGGTTCCACTGAGTGCCTCCTCCTTGCTGTTATGTCCTATGATCGTTTCACAGCTATTTGTAAGCCCCTGCATTATTTGGTAATCATGAATCCACATCTCTGTCTCAAGATGATAATCATGGTCTGGAGCATTAGTTTGGCTGTTTCCGTATTATTATGTACACTCACCCTGAATTTGCCTCGATGTGGAAACAACCTTCTGGACCATTTCTTGTGTGAGTTGCCAGCTATGGTCAAGATAGCATGTATAGACACCACGACAGTTGaaatgtctgtttttgctttgggCATTGTCATTGTCCTTACACCACTCGGCCTTATTCTTATATCCTATGGCTACATTGCCAAAGCTGTGCTGAGAATAAAGTCAAAAGAAGGCCAACAAAAAGCAATTAATACCTGTGGATCTCATCTCACTGTCGTGTCCATCTTCTATGGAACTATTATCTACATGTACCTGCAACCAGGTAACAGTGCCTCCAAAGACCAGGGAAAGTTCCTCACCCTCTTTTACACGATCGTCACTCCAAGTCTTAACCCTCTCGTTTATACCCTGCGGAACAAGGACATGAAGAATGCATTGAGGAAGCTGGTGAGAGTTGACCGTGAATCTACAAAATCAAAGAGGGACCAAAAGTCATAG